The following proteins are co-located in the Solanum pennellii chromosome 1, SPENNV200 genome:
- the LOC107014822 gene encoding sugar transport protein 10 has protein sequence MAGGFAVSGGSGDYEGKVTGFVIMTCLVAATGGLLFGYDIGISGGVTSMDEFLLKFFPNVYHKEKNLKEGGSQYCKFNDHMLQLFTSSLYLAALVASFAASITTKAFGRKISMLIGGLIFLIGAVLNGAAMNLGVLILGRLLLGVGIGYANQSVPVYLSEMAPPKLRGALNVCFQMAVTLGILIANLVNYGTSTMKKNGWRVSLVLAAVPAVVMTVGAVFLPDTPNSLIDRGQKEKAKTMLQKIRGTSNVDNEFEDLIIASDMSKQVENPWANIMKPRYRPQLTVAVLVPFFQQLTGINVIMFYAPVLFKTLGFGDGAALMTAVITGLVNVFATLMSIFTVDRFGRRPLFLVGGTLMIICQIAVGSIIASVFGVDGLGTFSKGLGNITVAIICVYVAAFAWSWGPLGWLVPSEVMPMEIRSAGQSINVSVNMFFTFIIGQIFLTMLCEMKFGLFFFFGGFVVIMTLFILFFLPETKGIPIEDVTRIWKSHWFWKKYMPADDNTHV, from the exons atggCAGGAGGATTTGCAGTAAGTGGTGGTAGTGGTGATTATGAAGGAAAAGTTACAGGTTTTGTTATTATGACATGTTTGGTTGCAGCCACTGGTGGTTTACTCTTTGGTTATGATATTGGTATTTCag GAGGAGTGACATCTATGGATGAATTTTTACTCAAATTTTTCCCAAATGTGTATCACAAGGAGAAGAACTTGAAAGAAGGAGGAAGCCAATATTGCAAATTCAATGATCATATGTTACAACTCTTTACTTCATCACTCTATTTAGCAGCATTAGTTGCTTCATTTGCAGCTTCAATAACCACGAAAGCATTTGGACGAAAAATCTCTATGCTTATCGGTGGTCTAATTTTCCTAATAGGCGCGGTCCTGAATGGTGCAGCCATGAACTTGGGTGTACTCATTCTGGGGCGCCTATTACTAGGTGTTGGCATTGGTTATGCCAACCAATCTGTCCCCGTTTACCTCTCAGAAATGGCTCCGCCTAAACTTAGAGGAGCGCTCAACGTCTGTTTCCAAATGGCTGTCACACTTGGCATACTCATCGCGAATCTTGTCAATTATGGTACCTCTACCATGAAGAAAAACGGTTGGAGAGTGTCTCTTGTTCTCGCGGCTGTACCTGCTGTTGTAATGACAGTAGGAGCTGTTTTCCTACCAGACACGCCTAATTCATTGATCGACAGAGGGCAAAAAGAGAAGGCAAAGACAATGTTGCAAAAGATTCGTGGTACAAGCAACGTAGACAACGAATTTGAGGATCTTATCATAGCAAGCGACATGTCTAAACAAGTCGAAAATCCATGGGCTAACATTATGAAACCTAGGTATAGACCACAATTGACAGTCGCTGTCCTGGTTCCGTTCTTCCAACAACTCACTGGTATCAACGTCATTATGTTCTACGCTCCTGTCCTGTTTAAAACACTTGGATTTGGCGACGGAGCTGCGTTGATGACAGCTGTCATCACCGGACTTGTCAATGTGTTCGCCACACTTATGTCCATATTCACTGTTGATAGATTTGGCAGGAGGCCCTTGTTCCTCGTTGGTGGTACACTCATGATTATCTGTCAG ATTGCTGTTGGTTCCATCATAGCTAGTGTATTTGGAGTAGATGGTCTGGGAACATTCAGCAAAGGACTTGGTAACATCACAGTTGCCATCATTTGTGTATATGTAGCAGCATTTGCTTGGTCATGGGGACCCTTAGGTTGGCTTGTTCCTAGTGAAGTTATGCCTATGGAAATTCGATCAGCAGGGCAATCGATCAACGTCTCAGTAAACATGTTCTTCACATTCATCATCGGACAAATATTCCTTACAATGCTCTGTGAAATGAAATTCGggctcttctt
- the LOC107008452 gene encoding thioredoxin X, chloroplastic: MATMASVATSTSRISYPMTHSFNTTCNFASPFRSSFSSLTWKKVRFSIGNRGRKLGFRNCSTLRISCGGGLTEIKEDEFSDVVLKSDRPVLVEFVATWCGPCRLIGPAMESVAEEYKEKITVVKIDHDASPKLIEEYKVYGLPTLILFKDGKEVPDSKREGAITKVKLKEYLDGLLKTVSVA; encoded by the exons ATGGCGACAATGGCTTCCGTCGCTACTTCAACTTCGAGGATTTCATATCCTATGACGCATTCGTTCAATACAACTTGTAATTTCGCTTCTCCTTTTCGTTCTTCGTTTTCTTCTTTGACTTGGAAAAAAGTTAGGTTTTCGATTGGGAATCGAGGGAGAAAGTTAGGGTTTCGAAATTGTTCGACATTGAGGATAAGCTGTGGCGGTGGATTGACGGAGATTAAGGAAGATGAGTTTTCCGACGTCGTTTTGAAGTCCGATCGTCCTGTACTTGTTGAGTTCGTTGCTACTTGGTGTGGACCTTGCCGTTTGATTGGCCCTGCCATGGAATCCGTTGCTGAG GagtacaaagaaaagatcacTGTTGTTAAGATAGATCATGACGCGAGTCCCAAGCTCATAGAAGAGTACAAAGTATACGGATTGCCAACTTTGATTCTCTTCAAAGATGGAAAGGAAGTTCCAGACAGCAAAAGGGAAGGCGCGATAACAAAAGTTAAACTCAAGGAGTATCTTGATGGACTTCTAAAGACAGTTTCTGTCGCGTAA
- the LOC107013347 gene encoding E2F-associated phosphoprotein, producing the protein MNSKDDEKHKVEEGEESPSHSQQTVSDDDEIDYSVKPEFYDPELDDKDEVWVQKKRGGRTSDAILNCPACFTTLCLDCQRHEKNVTQYRAMFVVNCKIKSEQVVAHLGSKRKRGKKGRGSSEAEAGSDMGKTYKRVCCSVCSTDVGVIDEEEVYHFFNVIPSES; encoded by the exons ATGAACAGTAAAGACGACGAAAAGCATAAagtagaagaaggagaagaatcGCCATCTCATTCTCAACAAACAG TTTCTGATGATGATGAGATAGATTACTCTGTCAAGCCAGAATTTTATGATCCAGAACTTGATGACAAAGATGAAGTCTGGGTCCAAAAGAAAAGGGGTGGTCGTACTTCTGATGCTATCCTTAATTGTCCAGCTTGTTTTACCACCCTTTGTCTAGATTGTCAAAG GCATGAAAAGAATGTCACACAGTACCGAGCAATGTTCGTGGTCAATTGCAAGATCAAGAGCGAACAAGTGGTTGCACATCTTGGAAGCAAACGAAAGAGGGGTAAGAAAGGGCGTGGATCTTCTGAAGCTGAAGCTGGTTCTGATATGGGCAAGACATATAAACGCGTATGCTGTTCAGTTTGTTCAACAGACGTTGGAGTCATTGACGAAGAAGAGGTCTATCATTTCTTTAATGTTATTCCTAGCGAGTCTTGA